Genomic DNA from uncultured Methanospirillum sp.:
TCAATTCAGCTAACACCGGGAAAAATCTTGCAGGAACAACCGATGTTTTTGGGCACCCGTTCCGTGATGAGTTGGTGAAAGGAGCAGAACAGAACGGTACCGGGTGGGTGTCTTACGTCTACTCAAATCCTGATTCGCTCGGGCTGTACCAGAAGATGAGTTACTATCAGATGGTTACCGGAAGCGACGGGAATCAGTACGTGATTGGGGCAGGACGATACCAGACCTGCGATGAGAGAGAATCAGAGATCACAGGAATCCAAAAATAGTCGCATGATCCCCTTCATTTTTCCAGAAATCCACGTCGCAATAAAAAGGTTACGGGATTAACCGCCCTGAAATTGTGGTCGTAACTCCTGCCCTGACCGTCGCTGTACCGGACCAGTCCTGATATCCGCTCTTATTGATGGTGATGGTGTGCTCTCCGGCAGGAATTCCAATGATCTTCTTTGCAGTAGAATAGCCGGTACAGAGCCCGTCCAAAGTGATCCTTCCACCTGAAGGAGTCGAACTCACAAAGACAGAGCCATTACTCCCCCCTGGAATCAGGGTTGTATCAATCGGTGTGGTATTCAGTGCAGCAACCATAACGGCACCGGCCCAGTCTTTATACAGATCTTTCTTCAGGAGTACTGTATGAGTTCCCGGAGAGAGGCCGGTGATGGTGTTAGGTGTCTGGTATCCGGTATCAGCCTGATCCACAAAGACAGAGGCACCTGATGGGTTTGAAGTGACCGCAATACTTCCCCCGGTCTGATCCATCAGAGCAACAAAGGGTGTTGTCATGCGGGCATTAATCCAAAACGTGGCGGTATAATTTGCATAGCCTGATTTGACAAGGGTCAGGTTATGTGTTCCCGGAGAGAGTGACCGTATATCAGATCTGGTCACCATTCCGGTATCAGAACCGTCGATCCAGATCTCAGCGCCGATTGGCTTTGAAGAGACAGAGAGGGCTCCTTTTGGGGAGAGGGATGGTGAGGTCGTAGTTGTCTGATTGGCACAGATCGTGAACTCATCAGTATGATCGAAATACCATTCTTTTACAAGTTTCAGGGTGTGTACTCCGGATGTTAAATTTGAGATGACTTTAGGCGTCTGATACCCGGTGTTCTTGCCATCGATCCAGATAGAAGCGCCTGATGGATTTGAAGAGACTGACAGGGTCCCGAGTCCGGATACAGAAGAGAAGGCAGTAGTAATTATGTCAAAGTATTGGGCATAATATTCGGTTCCCTGCTCAAATAAGGTCGCGTTGTAATTGAGATCCATCTTCAGTCTGAACAGACCGCTGGGCCTGTTTTCCCTGACTCCCCAACTGTTCAGCACAGTCCAGTAGGATTCATTAACGGTATCATCATAGCCCACAATGAGAACAACATGACCCCCATCTATCTCTGTGCCATTGTAAGGATCAGGGTTCCAGATAGCAGCTTCAGACTCGTTTCTCCAGAAAGATCTGAAATCCTTCCATCCCTCAATTGGGAGATAGAATGTGTATATAACCGGAACACCTGCGTTTATCTGACTTTTTATTGTATTGATCGCTTGAGCCTGGCCCTGGTAAACATCCAGTGAGGTGTCAGATGCTGAAGATACCGGATAATTTGGTGCAGTTGCAATGGATGAAGCAGATATACCGGAAGGATGGCCTGAGTCCCAGTAATAGTCAGCGTAACTGGCATTGGTGTTTGACCAGGGAACCGCCTGATGCAGCGTGTCATTGTAAAAATCAGCCACCCAGTAGGACCAGCCACCATTACAGGCGTTGCCAGTCGAAGAGCCATTATTCCAGTTCGAGTTGAAGTACTGGATTGAAAGTTGATCGCTGACGTTATTGCTGATGCTGTGGGTTACCTCAAGTGCCCCTGTTGAGGCCCACACCCAGCAGTTCCCACAATATCCTTGATCCCGTTTTTTACCGAGATACGGGACCGCAGGCAGGAGTGACTTTGAAGCAGCAGGGAGCGACTCTCCGGCAGAAGCAGCCACCATGGGCATCTGATTTCGGTATGACTTAAACTCCAAGAGTTGTTCGGAAGTAAAATGCATCAGTCCCCGGTCAAAATCAGCACCATCTGTCGATATTGATTGATCCCCGATGTCCGGACGTTCAGACTGGTTTTGCAGGGCAACTGATGAA
This window encodes:
- a CDS encoding PEGA domain-containing protein, encoding MLFLSLFFLVSPFCSADLVQAPVTISSVALQNQSERPDIGDQSISTDGADFDRGLMHFTSEQLLEFKSYRNQMPMVAASAGESLPAASKSLLPAVPYLGKKRDQGYCGNCWVWASTGALEVTHSISNNVSDQLSIQYFNSNWNNGSSTGNACNGGWSYWVADFYNDTLHQAVPWSNTNASYADYYWDSGHPSGISASSIATAPNYPVSSASDTSLDVYQGQAQAINTIKSQINAGVPVIYTFYLPIEGWKDFRSFWRNESEAAIWNPDPYNGTEIDGGHVVLIVGYDDTVNESYWTVLNSWGVRENRPSGLFRLKMDLNYNATLFEQGTEYYAQYFDIITTAFSSVSGLGTLSVSSNPSGASIWIDGKNTGYQTPKVISNLTSGVHTLKLVKEWYFDHTDEFTICANQTTTTSPSLSPKGALSVSSKPIGAEIWIDGSDTGMVTRSDIRSLSPGTHNLTLVKSGYANYTATFWINARMTTPFVALMDQTGGSIAVTSNPSGASVFVDQADTGYQTPNTITGLSPGTHTVLLKKDLYKDWAGAVMVAALNTTPIDTTLIPGGSNGSVFVSSTPSGGRITLDGLCTGYSTAKKIIGIPAGEHTITINKSGYQDWSGTATVRAGVTTTISGRLIP